A part of Homoserinibacter sp. YIM 151385 genomic DNA contains:
- the nadA gene encoding quinolinate synthase NadA: protein MTSIDALIQRLPESGGESCAPDLARGPWEFDRVAGYGPGSSMGDVIPVGAPRQGALPEAYRTASDEELDARIRAAKAELGSRVVVLGHFYQRDEVVRHADFVGDSFQLANAAQTVPDAETIVFCGVHFMAETADILARPEQRVILPNLAAGCSMADMADIDSVEACWEQLLDALGEEPGDDGLAPVVPVTYMNSAADLKDFCGRHGGVVCTSSNARTVLEEAFQRGRRVLFFPDQHLGRNTAKAMGVPTSRMPLWDPRKPLGGSDATTLRESRVILWHGFCSVHRRFTVEQIERARAEHPGVRVVVHPECPEAVVDAADAAGSTDLIRRMVEEATEPTTFAIGTEVNMVNRLQAQHPRHTIFCLDPVICPCSTMYRIHPGYLAWVLEELVAGRAPNVVRVPDEVAAGARVALDRMLAARPAS from the coding sequence ATGACGAGCATCGACGCCCTGATCCAGCGCCTGCCCGAGTCCGGCGGCGAGAGCTGCGCGCCGGACCTCGCGCGCGGCCCCTGGGAGTTCGACCGGGTGGCCGGCTACGGGCCCGGCTCCTCGATGGGCGACGTCATCCCGGTGGGTGCGCCTCGGCAGGGCGCCCTGCCGGAGGCGTACCGCACGGCGTCGGACGAGGAGCTCGACGCGCGCATCCGCGCCGCGAAGGCCGAGCTCGGCTCCCGTGTCGTCGTGCTGGGCCACTTCTACCAGCGCGACGAGGTGGTGCGCCACGCGGACTTCGTGGGCGACTCCTTCCAGCTCGCGAACGCGGCGCAGACGGTGCCGGACGCGGAGACGATCGTGTTCTGCGGCGTGCATTTCATGGCGGAGACGGCCGACATCCTGGCCCGCCCGGAGCAGCGCGTGATCCTGCCGAATCTCGCGGCGGGCTGCTCGATGGCGGACATGGCGGACATCGATTCGGTCGAGGCCTGCTGGGAGCAGCTGCTGGACGCGCTCGGCGAGGAGCCCGGGGATGACGGCCTGGCCCCGGTGGTCCCGGTCACCTACATGAACTCGGCCGCCGACCTGAAGGACTTCTGCGGTCGCCACGGCGGGGTCGTCTGCACCTCGTCGAATGCGCGCACGGTGCTCGAGGAGGCCTTCCAGCGCGGCCGCCGGGTGCTGTTCTTCCCGGATCAGCACCTGGGCCGCAACACCGCGAAGGCCATGGGCGTCCCGACCTCCCGGATGCCGCTGTGGGATCCGCGGAAGCCGCTCGGCGGCAGCGACGCGACGACACTGCGCGAGTCCCGTGTGATCCTGTGGCACGGATTCTGCAGCGTGCACCGCCGCTTCACGGTCGAGCAGATCGAGCGCGCCCGGGCAGAGCATCCCGGGGTGCGCGTCGTGGTGCACCCGGAGTGCCCCGAGGCGGTCGTGGATGCGGCGGATGCGGCCGGCTCGACCGACCTGATCCGGCGGATGGTTGAGGAGGCGACGGAGCCGACGACCTTCGCGATCGGCACCGAGGTGAACATGGTGAACCGGCTGCAGGCGCAGCACCCGCGGCACACGATCTTCTGCCTCGACCCCGTGATCTGCCCCTGCTCGACCATGTACCGCATCCATCCCGGCTATCTGGCGTGGGTGCTCGAGGAGCTGGTCGCGGGTCGCGCGCCGAACGTGGTGCGGGTGCCGGACGAGGTGGCGGCGGGCGCCCGGGTCGCGCTCGACCGCATGCTCGCCGCGAGGCCCGCGTCGTGA
- the nadC gene encoding carboxylating nicotinate-nucleotide diphosphorylase — protein MRPAPREQVDAIIRAALLEDAPWGDLTSEVLVPDAAWATAELRARVPGTASGIAVALRVFELVDAGIAGEQLVADGARFETGAVLARVEGPARAVLRAERVALNLAQRMSGVATLTARYVAAVEGTGARIVDTRKTTPGLRVLERQAVRDGGGGNHRATLSDAVMAKDNHLAVLEAAGVAVGDAIRAARAAIGHTTHLEVEVDRLEQIEPVVAAGVDSIMLDNLAPDALREGVRLVAGRALVEASGGVSLDTVAEIAATGVDVISVGALTHSAPALDLGLDIRVA, from the coding sequence GTGAGGCCGGCGCCGCGGGAGCAGGTGGACGCGATCATCCGCGCGGCCCTCCTCGAGGACGCGCCGTGGGGCGACCTCACGAGCGAGGTGCTCGTGCCGGACGCGGCGTGGGCGACGGCCGAGCTGCGGGCGCGCGTGCCGGGCACGGCGAGCGGCATCGCGGTGGCGCTGCGGGTGTTCGAGCTCGTGGATGCCGGGATCGCCGGCGAGCAGCTCGTCGCGGACGGCGCGCGGTTCGAGACGGGCGCGGTGCTGGCGCGCGTCGAGGGCCCCGCGCGCGCCGTGCTGCGCGCCGAGCGGGTGGCGCTCAATCTCGCGCAGCGGATGTCGGGCGTGGCGACGCTGACGGCGCGCTATGTCGCGGCCGTCGAGGGGACGGGGGCGCGCATCGTGGACACGCGGAAGACGACGCCCGGGCTCCGCGTCCTCGAGCGGCAGGCGGTGCGGGACGGCGGGGGCGGCAATCATCGCGCCACGCTCTCGGATGCGGTGATGGCGAAGGACAACCATCTCGCGGTGCTCGAGGCCGCCGGGGTCGCGGTCGGCGACGCGATCCGCGCCGCGCGCGCCGCGATCGGGCACACGACGCATCTCGAGGTCGAGGTGGACCGCCTCGAGCAGATCGAGCCGGTCGTCGCGGCGGGGGTCGACTCGATCATGCTCGACAACCTCGCGCCGGACGCCCTGCGCGAGGGCGTCCGTCTCGTGGCGGGCCGCGCGCTCGTGGAGGCGAGCGGCGGGGTCTCGCTCGACACGGTCGCCGAGATCGCGGCGACGGGCGTCGACGTCATCTCGGTCGGCGCGCTCACGCACAGCGCGCCCGCCCTCGACCTCGGCCTCGACATCCGCGTCGCGTGA
- a CDS encoding cysteine desulfurase family protein, whose translation MIYADHAATSPPRREVLEAMWPVLAQLAANPSSVHEPGLAAAALLEEARAAIAVELGARAAEIVLTSGGTEADNLAVKGIVLASSRGRHVVTTAGEHEAVLASADYLVRHHGAEVTVLGLDSDGLVDAGELAAALRPDTALVSVHHASNELGTVQPMAEIARAARAAGVPLHSDAVQSAGWLGPRLRDPGALGADALSVSGHKLGAPAGVGVLAIRQAVPLEPLVHGGGQERGRRSGTESVAGAVAMAAALQLAGRERASREPSVRAARDALVGGVRVALPAARLTGHPERRLPDHASFVVPGVSGEAVLLELERAGVVASSGSACAAGRDEPSPALLAIGLDDDEARSSIRLTLGRAADAALGVRLARELAEAVARVSPR comes from the coding sequence GTGATCTACGCCGACCACGCGGCCACCTCGCCGCCGCGACGCGAGGTGCTGGAGGCGATGTGGCCCGTGCTGGCGCAGCTGGCCGCGAACCCGTCGAGCGTGCACGAGCCGGGCCTCGCGGCGGCGGCGCTCCTCGAGGAGGCGCGCGCGGCGATCGCCGTGGAGCTGGGCGCCCGAGCCGCCGAGATCGTGCTGACGTCGGGCGGAACCGAGGCCGACAACCTCGCCGTGAAGGGCATCGTCCTGGCCTCGTCTCGCGGTCGGCATGTCGTGACGACGGCGGGGGAGCACGAGGCGGTGCTGGCCTCCGCCGACTACCTGGTCCGGCACCATGGCGCCGAGGTCACGGTCCTCGGGCTCGACTCGGACGGCCTCGTGGACGCGGGCGAGCTCGCGGCGGCGCTGCGTCCCGACACGGCGCTCGTGAGCGTGCACCACGCCAGCAACGAGCTCGGCACGGTGCAGCCGATGGCGGAGATCGCGCGGGCGGCGCGCGCGGCGGGCGTGCCCCTCCACTCGGATGCCGTGCAGTCGGCGGGCTGGCTCGGCCCGCGGCTGCGCGATCCGGGCGCGCTCGGCGCCGATGCGCTGAGCGTGTCGGGGCACAAGCTGGGCGCGCCCGCGGGCGTGGGCGTGCTCGCGATCCGCCAGGCGGTGCCGCTCGAGCCGCTCGTCCACGGGGGCGGTCAGGAGCGGGGGCGCCGATCCGGCACCGAGTCGGTCGCGGGTGCGGTGGCGATGGCGGCGGCGCTGCAGCTCGCGGGGCGGGAGCGCGCGTCCCGCGAGCCCTCGGTGCGCGCGGCACGCGACGCGCTCGTCGGCGGGGTCCGCGTGGCGCTCCCGGCGGCGCGGCTCACCGGTCATCCCGAGCGGCGCCTGCCCGACCACGCCTCGTTCGTGGTCCCCGGGGTCTCGGGCGAGGCGGTGCTGCTCGAGCTGGAGCGCGCCGGCGTCGTGGCCTCGAGCGGATCCGCCTGCGCCGCGGGGCGCGACGAGCCCTCGCCGGCGCTCCTCGCGATCGGCCTCGACGACGACGAGGCGAGATCGTCGATCCGCCTGACGCTCGGACGCGCCGCGGATGCCGCCCTCGGCGTCCGGCTCGCGCGCGAGCTCGCCGAGGCGGTCGCGCGGGTCAGCCCGCGCTGA
- a CDS encoding LysR family transcriptional regulator — translation MDPLPELDLHSIRIVRAIAEHGSISAAARALGYSQPAISQHLRRAETRLGTPLVLRSGRGVRLTEPGLVLARHAHAIGSALDAAGGELAELVGLRAGSVRIAAFPTASSTLVPRLLRELRARHPRLRVGYVEAEPPEALGMLRDAAVDLAITFAYPGDRADPHREAESMLTTTRLSAEPVVLALPASHPLARDGGPVSLTRLGDERWIAGCPLCRGHLLAACEAVGVEPDIHLETDNAIAVLNLVAAGLGVALLPRLALATAPVPEGAAIRATSPSSDRSIRVVTQTGADRVPSIQAALAAIRALDTRELGLESASVSAG, via the coding sequence ATGGATCCGCTGCCCGAGCTCGATCTGCACTCCATCCGCATCGTGCGGGCGATCGCCGAGCACGGCTCCATCAGCGCCGCCGCCCGCGCGCTCGGCTACAGCCAGCCGGCCATCAGCCAGCACCTCCGCCGCGCCGAGACGCGCCTCGGCACGCCCCTCGTCCTCCGCTCCGGCCGGGGCGTCCGCCTCACGGAGCCGGGCCTCGTCCTCGCGCGCCACGCCCACGCGATCGGATCCGCGCTCGACGCGGCGGGCGGCGAGCTCGCCGAGCTCGTCGGCCTCCGCGCCGGCTCCGTGCGCATCGCCGCGTTCCCGACGGCCTCCTCGACCCTCGTCCCGCGGCTCCTCCGCGAGCTCCGGGCGCGGCATCCGCGACTCCGCGTCGGCTACGTCGAGGCGGAGCCGCCCGAGGCGCTCGGGATGCTGCGCGACGCCGCCGTCGACCTCGCGATCACCTTCGCCTACCCGGGTGACCGCGCCGACCCGCACCGCGAGGCGGAGTCCATGCTCACCACGACCCGGCTCTCGGCCGAGCCGGTCGTCCTCGCGCTGCCGGCCTCGCATCCCCTCGCCCGGGACGGCGGTCCCGTCTCGCTCACCCGACTCGGCGACGAGCGCTGGATCGCGGGGTGCCCGCTGTGCCGCGGTCACCTCCTCGCCGCCTGCGAGGCGGTCGGCGTGGAGCCCGACATCCACCTCGAGACCGACAACGCGATCGCGGTCCTCAACCTCGTCGCGGCCGGTCTCGGCGTCGCGCTCCTCCCCCGGCTCGCGCTCGCGACGGCGCCCGTGCCCGAGGGCGCGGCGATCCGCGCGACGAGCCCCTCGAGCGATCGGAGCATCCGCGTCGTGACGCAGACGGGTGCAGACCGGGTCCCCAGCATCCAGGCCGCCCTCGCCGCGATCCGGGCGCTCGACACCCGGGAGCTCGGGCTCGAGAGCGCGAGCGTCAGCGCGGGCTGA
- a CDS encoding aminotransferase class V-fold PLP-dependent enzyme — protein MTTTTQLPAPTPSLAAAIGEFGDPRGYLAVASIGLPPASAVEAMTADLAAWARADRDPQGYDPVIARTREHYGRLVGVPVERIAIGSQTSVLASLVATSLPDGAEVLVVGSDFSSIVFPFQQRALAPGHGIRLRETSLERLADDLDDRTDLVVFSLVQSATGEIADVDAILEAAGRHDVRTFCDTTQAAGVLPVDADRFDVTVCHAYKWLCSPRGVAFLTGSERMLAELRPVQAGWYAGDEVWQSCYGPRQHLSADARRFDVSPAWQAWVGAEPAIRLLAGLDMAEVQGRTTALGDALCRGLGIPEQHQPIVTWPDADGDDLRALVAAGVRASGRAGRLRASFHLWNDERDVEQVLSALRRPAV, from the coding sequence ATGACGACGACGACCCAGCTCCCCGCCCCGACGCCGTCCCTCGCCGCCGCGATCGGCGAGTTCGGCGACCCGCGCGGCTACCTCGCCGTCGCCTCCATCGGGCTGCCGCCCGCGAGCGCCGTCGAGGCCATGACCGCCGATCTCGCCGCCTGGGCGCGCGCCGACCGCGATCCGCAGGGCTACGACCCGGTCATCGCGCGCACCCGGGAGCACTACGGCCGGCTCGTCGGCGTGCCCGTCGAGCGCATCGCGATCGGCTCGCAGACCTCCGTGCTCGCCTCGCTCGTGGCGACCTCCCTGCCCGACGGCGCCGAGGTCCTCGTCGTCGGCAGCGACTTCTCCTCGATCGTCTTCCCGTTCCAGCAGCGTGCGCTGGCGCCCGGGCACGGCATCCGCCTCCGCGAGACGAGCCTCGAGCGGCTCGCCGACGATCTCGACGACCGCACCGACCTCGTCGTCTTCTCGCTCGTGCAGTCCGCGACCGGCGAGATCGCCGACGTCGACGCGATCCTCGAGGCCGCGGGGCGTCACGACGTCCGCACCTTCTGCGACACGACGCAGGCCGCGGGCGTCCTCCCCGTCGACGCCGACCGCTTCGACGTGACCGTCTGCCACGCCTACAAGTGGCTGTGCTCGCCCCGCGGGGTCGCGTTCCTCACCGGATCCGAGCGGATGCTCGCCGAGCTGCGACCCGTGCAGGCCGGCTGGTACGCGGGCGACGAGGTCTGGCAGAGCTGCTACGGCCCCCGCCAGCACCTCTCGGCGGATGCGCGCCGCTTCGACGTCTCGCCGGCCTGGCAGGCGTGGGTCGGCGCCGAGCCGGCGATCCGGCTCCTCGCCGGACTCGACATGGCCGAGGTCCAGGGCCGTACGACCGCGCTCGGCGACGCCCTCTGCCGCGGTCTCGGCATCCCCGAGCAGCACCAGCCGATCGTGACCTGGCCGGACGCGGACGGCGACGACCTCCGCGCGCTCGTCGCCGCGGGGGTCCGGGCATCCGGGCGCGCCGGGCGCCTGCGGGCCTCCTTCCACCTCTGGAACGACGAGCGCGACGTCGAGCAGGTGCTCAGCGCCCTTCGCCGCCCCGCGGTCTAG
- a CDS encoding ABC transporter ATP-binding protein, producing MSAPETALEIRGLRKVFGQTVAVDGIDLRVEAGSFTGLVGPNGAGKTTTLSMATGLARPDAGEIRIHGVDVWRDPVAAKRLVGVLADGVRLFDRLTGLQLIVYSGLLCGMDREVATARAHELIELLDLQGAGGTLVIDYSAGMTKKIALAAALVHAPRLLVLDEPFESVDPVSAANIRDILEGFAGSGGTVIVSSHSMDLVQRMCDHVAVIAQGRVLAAGTTEEVRAGSTLEERFVELVGGRRHGEGPAWLRHS from the coding sequence GTGAGCGCACCCGAGACCGCCCTCGAGATCCGCGGACTCCGCAAGGTCTTCGGGCAGACCGTCGCGGTCGACGGGATCGACCTGCGCGTCGAGGCGGGGAGCTTCACCGGGCTCGTCGGGCCCAACGGCGCGGGCAAGACCACGACGCTCTCCATGGCGACCGGGCTCGCGCGACCCGACGCGGGCGAGATCCGCATCCACGGCGTCGACGTCTGGCGCGACCCGGTCGCCGCCAAGCGGCTCGTCGGCGTGCTCGCCGACGGCGTGCGGCTGTTCGACCGGCTCACCGGGCTCCAGCTGATCGTCTACTCGGGGCTCCTCTGCGGGATGGACCGCGAGGTCGCGACGGCACGGGCGCACGAGCTCATCGAGCTCCTCGACCTCCAGGGCGCGGGCGGCACCCTCGTCATCGACTACTCCGCCGGCATGACGAAGAAGATCGCCCTCGCGGCCGCGCTCGTGCACGCGCCCCGGCTGCTCGTGCTCGACGAGCCCTTCGAGTCCGTCGACCCGGTCTCGGCGGCGAACATCCGCGACATCCTCGAGGGCTTCGCCGGCTCCGGCGGCACCGTGATCGTCTCGAGCCACTCCATGGACCTCGTGCAGCGGATGTGCGATCACGTCGCCGTCATCGCGCAGGGCCGGGTGCTCGCGGCCGGGACCACGGAGGAGGTGCGAGCCGGCAGCACCCTCGAGGAGCGCTTCGTCGAGCTCGTCGGCGGACGTCGCCACGGAGAGGGTCCCGCGTGGTTGCGACACTCCTGA
- a CDS encoding transporter, with protein sequence MVATLLRLRFLLLRNQLAKHPWQIVAVVLGGLYGLGVLAGVVAILIGLSAAPIELARTVAVLGGSAVVLGWTVLPALTSGIDQTVDPARLAPFPVPLDRLLLALAVSGILGIPGAVTLLASAATALTWWRQPGIAVVALLCGALATVTAVLGSRMLVALASRIAIGRRGREARSTLVLIPLVLLGPIIVVLTGWIREIEDVLPRIAEVLAWTPFGALWAIPSDLAAGQPGRAAAGLAIGLAWLALVIVLWRWGLARALEQPPQEARSGAGREGLGLLGRLPGTPAGAVAARALIYWIRDPRYAQSLVSVPLVPIFVFVYSGFGDDLTPLVWVSPIVAVLLAMSIYTDVSYDSSAFALHLQTGLRGVDDRLGRVLALAAFAVPVTLLLAVGSVALSGSWWMLPGLLGIVTGILLSGFGISSIVSATWVFSVPAPGESPFRSKPGAGFSLMLSTFGTWASVALATLPEVVLAIVGFATGSVVLGWISLLVGLVLGAVVLVLGIRLGGRILDARAPELLTRLRLEH encoded by the coding sequence GTGGTTGCGACACTCCTGAGGCTCCGCTTCCTGCTGCTGCGCAACCAGCTCGCAAAGCACCCGTGGCAGATCGTCGCCGTCGTGCTCGGCGGGCTCTACGGGCTCGGCGTCCTCGCGGGGGTCGTGGCGATCCTCATCGGGCTGTCGGCGGCGCCAATCGAGCTCGCGCGCACCGTCGCCGTCCTCGGCGGCAGCGCGGTCGTGCTCGGCTGGACGGTCCTGCCGGCGCTCACCTCCGGCATCGACCAGACCGTCGACCCCGCCCGCCTCGCGCCCTTCCCGGTGCCGCTCGACCGGCTGCTGCTCGCGCTCGCCGTGAGCGGCATCCTCGGGATCCCGGGCGCCGTCACCCTCCTCGCCTCGGCCGCGACGGCGCTCACCTGGTGGCGGCAGCCGGGCATCGCGGTCGTCGCGCTGCTCTGCGGCGCGCTCGCCACGGTCACCGCGGTCCTCGGATCGCGGATGCTCGTCGCGCTCGCCTCGCGCATCGCGATCGGCCGGCGCGGGAGGGAGGCGCGCTCGACGCTCGTCCTCATCCCGCTGGTGCTCCTCGGACCGATCATCGTGGTCCTCACCGGCTGGATCCGCGAGATCGAGGACGTGCTGCCGCGCATCGCGGAGGTGCTCGCGTGGACGCCGTTCGGCGCGCTCTGGGCGATCCCCTCGGACCTCGCCGCGGGGCAGCCCGGGCGCGCGGCGGCCGGGCTCGCGATCGGGCTCGCCTGGCTCGCGCTCGTCATCGTGCTCTGGCGGTGGGGGCTCGCCCGCGCGCTCGAGCAGCCGCCGCAGGAGGCCCGCTCGGGCGCGGGGCGCGAAGGGTTGGGACTGCTCGGCCGCCTGCCGGGGACCCCGGCCGGCGCCGTCGCGGCCCGCGCGCTCATCTACTGGATCCGCGACCCGCGCTACGCCCAGTCGCTCGTCTCGGTGCCGCTCGTGCCGATCTTCGTGTTCGTCTACAGCGGCTTCGGCGACGACCTCACGCCGCTCGTCTGGGTCTCGCCGATCGTCGCGGTGCTGCTGGCCATGTCGATCTACACCGACGTCTCCTACGACAGCAGCGCCTTCGCGCTGCACCTCCAGACCGGGCTCCGCGGCGTCGACGACCGTCTCGGCCGCGTGCTCGCCCTCGCGGCCTTCGCGGTCCCCGTGACGCTCCTCCTCGCGGTCGGCAGCGTCGCCCTCTCCGGCTCCTGGTGGATGCTGCCGGGGCTCCTCGGGATCGTCACCGGCATCCTGCTCTCCGGCTTCGGCATCTCGTCCATCGTCTCCGCCACGTGGGTGTTCTCGGTGCCCGCACCGGGGGAGAGCCCCTTCCGCTCGAAGCCGGGCGCCGGGTTCTCGCTCATGCTCTCGACCTTCGGCACCTGGGCCTCGGTCGCGCTCGCGACGCTGCCCGAGGTCGTCCTCGCGATCGTCGGCTTCGCGACGGGCAGCGTCGTGCTCGGCTGGATCTCGCTCCTCGTGGGCCTCGTGCTCGGCGCCGTCGTCCTGGTGCTCGGGATCCGGCTCGGCGGCCGCATCCTCGATGCGCGGGCACCCGAGCTGCTGACCCGCCTGCGGTTGGAGCACTGA
- a CDS encoding glycine--tRNA ligase produces the protein MASPNPLDSIISLAKRRGFVYQSGEIYGGSRSAWDYGPLGTELKENIKRQWWRFMVQSREDIVGLDSAVILPKKVWEESGHVKVFSDPLVECLQCHKRYREDHLLEEFEAKKGRAPENGMADIVCASCGTRGRWTEPRAFSGLLKTYLGPVDDEAGMHYLRPETAQGIFVNFANVSASARMKPPFGIAQIGKSFRNEITPGNFIFRTREFEQMEMEFFVEPGTDETWHQYWIDQSEAWFLGLGITPENLRQYEHAQEKLSHYSKRTVDLEYRFGFSGGEWGELMGVANRTDFDLKTHSEGSGVDLSYFDQTKNERWIPYVIEPAFGLTRALMAFLIDAYHEDEAPNTKGGVDKRTVLRLDRRLAPVKAAVLPLSRNEQLSPVAKELAARLRQSWSIEFDDAGAIGRRYRRQDEIGTPFAVTVDFDTLDDKAVTVRERDTMSQERVSLDRLEGYLAERLVGA, from the coding sequence GTGGCCTCGCCCAACCCGCTCGACTCGATCATCTCCCTCGCGAAGCGCCGCGGCTTCGTCTATCAGTCCGGCGAGATCTACGGCGGCAGCCGCAGCGCCTGGGACTACGGCCCCCTCGGGACGGAGCTCAAGGAGAACATCAAGCGCCAGTGGTGGCGCTTCATGGTGCAGAGCCGCGAGGATATCGTCGGCCTCGACTCGGCCGTGATCCTCCCGAAGAAGGTGTGGGAGGAATCGGGGCACGTCAAGGTCTTCTCCGACCCGCTCGTCGAGTGCCTCCAGTGCCACAAGCGCTACCGCGAGGACCACCTCCTCGAGGAGTTCGAGGCGAAGAAGGGGCGCGCGCCTGAGAACGGCATGGCCGACATCGTGTGCGCCAGCTGCGGCACCCGCGGCAGGTGGACCGAGCCGCGCGCCTTCTCCGGCCTCCTCAAGACCTACCTCGGTCCCGTCGACGACGAGGCGGGCATGCACTACCTCCGCCCCGAGACCGCGCAGGGCATCTTCGTGAACTTCGCGAACGTCTCCGCCAGTGCGCGCATGAAGCCGCCGTTCGGCATCGCGCAGATCGGCAAGAGCTTCCGCAACGAGATCACGCCCGGCAACTTCATCTTCCGCACGCGCGAGTTCGAGCAGATGGAGATGGAGTTCTTCGTCGAGCCCGGCACCGACGAGACCTGGCACCAGTACTGGATCGACCAGTCGGAGGCCTGGTTCCTCGGCCTCGGCATCACGCCCGAGAACCTGCGCCAGTACGAGCACGCGCAGGAGAAGCTCTCGCACTACTCGAAGCGCACCGTCGACCTCGAGTACCGCTTCGGGTTCTCGGGTGGCGAGTGGGGCGAGCTCATGGGCGTCGCGAACCGCACCGACTTCGACCTGAAGACCCATTCCGAGGGCTCCGGCGTCGACCTCTCCTACTTCGACCAGACGAAGAACGAGCGGTGGATCCCGTACGTCATCGAGCCGGCCTTCGGCCTGACGCGGGCCCTCATGGCCTTCCTCATCGACGCCTACCACGAGGACGAGGCGCCGAACACGAAGGGCGGCGTCGACAAGCGCACGGTGCTGCGGCTCGACCGTCGGCTCGCGCCCGTCAAGGCGGCCGTGCTGCCGCTGTCGCGCAACGAGCAGCTCTCGCCGGTCGCGAAGGAGCTCGCCGCGCGGCTGCGCCAGTCGTGGTCGATCGAGTTCGACGACGCGGGCGCGATCGGCCGCCGCTACCGTCGTCAGGACGAGATCGGCACCCCCTTCGCGGTGACGGTCGACTTCGACACGCTCGACGACAAGGCGGTGACGGTCCGCGAGCGCGACACCATGTCGCAGGAGCGCGTCTCCCTCGACCGCCTCGAGGGCTACCTGGCGGAGCGCCTCGTCGGCGCCTGA
- a CDS encoding type IV toxin-antitoxin system AbiEi family antitoxin domain-containing protein: MSMLSEVAAANGGFATKRQLVAVGATDRMLTWAVRSDELVRVRNGWYTIRPEADPAVRAIRVGGRLTGISALVEHGAWAWRRPRRLHVAVRANAARLRRQRDRRRRLRPRADAGLRVHWSGRDDIAPGTAWAVSIPDALVRVALDEPLEDAVIAFDWALRSGRIDRIDLERVLLELPLELRMLGDLADHRSDSILESASRLRLRRAGYAARPQVQVDGLASPVDLMVAGIVALETDGVESHLGRFEEDRRKDLVLTAAGHHAIRATSRQVREDWPSVLRAVTAALTARLGPEQVAALRAADVGNSGLPRDRRRIRAPRRGRRARPS, encoded by the coding sequence GTGTCCATGCTCTCGGAGGTCGCGGCCGCGAACGGCGGCTTCGCGACGAAGCGCCAGCTCGTCGCGGTCGGCGCGACCGACCGCATGCTCACCTGGGCGGTGCGGTCCGACGAGCTGGTGCGCGTCCGCAACGGCTGGTACACGATCCGTCCGGAGGCGGACCCGGCCGTCCGCGCGATCCGCGTCGGCGGACGGCTGACCGGGATCTCGGCGCTCGTCGAGCACGGTGCGTGGGCATGGCGGCGGCCGCGCCGTCTGCATGTCGCGGTCCGCGCGAACGCCGCACGACTGCGTCGGCAGCGTGATCGCCGCCGACGGCTGCGCCCTCGAGCGGACGCCGGCCTGCGCGTCCACTGGAGCGGACGCGATGACATCGCACCCGGCACCGCGTGGGCGGTCTCGATCCCCGACGCCCTCGTCCGCGTCGCGCTCGACGAACCGCTCGAGGATGCCGTCATCGCCTTCGACTGGGCGCTCCGATCCGGCCGGATCGACCGGATCGATCTCGAGCGGGTCCTCCTCGAGCTGCCGCTCGAGCTGCGGATGCTGGGGGATCTCGCCGACCATCGCTCCGACAGCATCCTCGAGTCCGCATCTCGGCTCAGGCTGCGCCGAGCCGGATACGCCGCGCGTCCGCAGGTCCAGGTCGACGGGCTCGCCTCACCCGTCGATCTGATGGTGGCGGGCATCGTCGCTCTCGAGACGGACGGCGTCGAGTCGCACCTCGGCCGGTTCGAGGAGGATCGCCGCAAGGACCTCGTGCTCACCGCCGCGGGGCATCACGCGATCCGGGCCACGTCCCGCCAGGTCAGGGAGGACTGGCCGTCCGTGCTCCGCGCCGTCACCGCGGCCCTCACCGCGCGGCTCGGTCCCGAGCAGGTCGCGGCCCTCCGCGCTGCCGACGTCGGAAACTCAGGCCTCCCGCGGGATCGTCGCCGCATCCGCGCTCCCCGGAGGGGCCGACGCGCTCGACCCTCCTGA
- a CDS encoding DsbA family oxidoreductase, whose product MTTSSAPIKVEIWSDVQCPWCYIGKRKFEAAVEAFDGDVDVEYRSFELAPDTPVDFEGTAADYLSQRKGLPADQVQTMLDRVTGIAAQVGLDYRFDDVHQTNTVLAHEALHFAKAHGLQVELKERLLLAYFTEGRHLGRAEELADLGADVGLDRDELLAALGDHRHLADVKADVAQATAYGIQGVPFFVFDGRLGVSGAQETATFADVLAKVRDDRVEA is encoded by the coding sequence GTGACGACATCCAGCGCCCCCATCAAGGTCGAGATCTGGTCGGATGTGCAGTGCCCCTGGTGCTACATCGGCAAGCGGAAGTTCGAGGCGGCCGTCGAGGCCTTCGACGGCGACGTCGACGTCGAGTACCGCTCCTTCGAGCTCGCCCCCGACACCCCGGTCGACTTCGAGGGCACGGCGGCCGACTACCTCAGCCAGCGCAAGGGCCTCCCGGCGGATCAGGTGCAGACGATGCTGGACCGCGTGACCGGGATCGCCGCGCAGGTCGGCCTCGACTACCGTTTCGACGACGTGCACCAGACGAACACGGTGCTCGCGCATGAGGCTCTGCACTTCGCGAAGGCGCACGGCCTCCAGGTCGAGCTGAAGGAGCGCCTGCTCCTCGCCTACTTCACGGAGGGTCGTCACCTCGGCCGCGCGGAGGAGCTCGCGGACCTGGGCGCCGACGTCGGTCTCGATCGCGATGAGCTGCTCGCGGCGCTCGGCGACCACCGCCACCTCGCCGATGTGAAGGCCGATGTCGCGCAGGCGACCGCGTACGGCATCCAGGGCGTGCCGTTCTTCGTGTTCGACGGACGCCTCGGCGTCTCGGGGGCCCAGGAGACCGCGACCTTCGCCGACGTGCTCGCCAAGGTCCGGGACGATCGGGTGGAGGCGTGA